The following are from one region of the Actinoplanes sp. L3-i22 genome:
- a CDS encoding YciI family protein: MTNETRIPMYLVELAFQDTPDRLAARPAHRERLKVLHAAGKIVMAGPFADDSGALLVFDVADTAELDALVGADPYYATPGVTIVRQREWSPILR; this comes from the coding sequence TTGACGAACGAGACGAGGATTCCGATGTATCTGGTGGAACTCGCTTTCCAGGACACCCCCGATCGGCTCGCGGCTCGGCCCGCCCACCGGGAGCGCCTGAAGGTCCTGCATGCGGCCGGTAAAATCGTGATGGCCGGGCCGTTCGCCGACGACTCCGGCGCCCTTCTGGTCTTCGACGTGGCTGACACCGCCGAGCTCGATGCGCTCGTCGGCGCGGACCCGTATTACGCGACGCCGGGCGTGACGATAGTGCGGCAGCGAGAATGGTCCCCGATTCTGCGATAG
- a CDS encoding S41 family peptidase, whose amino-acid sequence MHIYDRSMPADQVDAAQREEIRKAVGDLLHDHYVFPDIVPAIVDRLESSERAGRYRTDSRSVLAELIGADMREAAADKHLGLRVDPDANAALRKSHDRDNGLQESAARAAARIHYGLVEQRILEGNVRYLRITDFDWVPDATAASYDAAARFLSGADAILIDVRGNRGGEPPAVQYLVSHFLEPDKLLMTFREGSTAAVQSRALAHLPAGRLSGIPLSVLIDGNTYSAGEAFAYHVRHFGLGELVGADTAGAANLNELLPVGSDFVVSISHGRPVHPVTGTNWEGVGVPPTIAAAPAQALDVAHAAALQRMIAAATTDELRAEYEWALVAVDARRQPPSPDPAAVAAYAGSYDPAEVAVRAGELWLSRPSRRDFRLVPLTTDGLYGADGNDGMRVRFTPDRMELLFRGSPQRQLYRRAASR is encoded by the coding sequence ATGCACATCTATGATCGCTCGATGCCAGCTGATCAAGTTGATGCCGCCCAGCGCGAAGAAATCCGCAAAGCGGTCGGTGATCTGCTGCACGATCACTACGTCTTCCCCGACATCGTGCCGGCGATCGTTGATCGCCTCGAGTCGTCCGAGCGAGCAGGCCGCTACCGGACCGACAGCCGGAGCGTTCTCGCTGAGCTGATCGGCGCGGATATGCGCGAGGCCGCGGCCGACAAGCACCTCGGCCTGCGGGTTGATCCCGACGCGAACGCCGCACTGCGGAAATCTCACGACCGCGACAACGGTCTCCAGGAATCCGCCGCCCGCGCGGCGGCGCGTATCCATTACGGGCTCGTCGAGCAGCGAATCCTGGAAGGCAACGTCCGCTACCTGCGGATCACCGATTTCGACTGGGTTCCGGACGCGACGGCCGCCAGCTACGATGCCGCGGCCCGCTTCCTCAGTGGTGCCGACGCGATTCTCATCGACGTGCGCGGCAACCGAGGCGGCGAACCCCCGGCCGTGCAGTACCTGGTGAGCCACTTCCTCGAACCGGACAAGCTACTGATGACCTTCCGCGAAGGAAGCACCGCCGCGGTGCAGTCCCGGGCGCTGGCCCATCTGCCCGCCGGCCGGCTCTCCGGCATTCCCCTGTCCGTCCTCATCGACGGCAACACCTACTCCGCCGGCGAGGCGTTCGCCTATCACGTACGGCATTTCGGCTTGGGCGAGCTTGTCGGCGCGGACACGGCCGGAGCCGCGAACCTGAACGAGCTGTTGCCTGTCGGATCCGACTTCGTGGTGAGCATCTCCCACGGTCGCCCGGTGCATCCGGTCACCGGCACGAACTGGGAGGGCGTGGGTGTCCCGCCCACCATCGCGGCGGCGCCGGCACAGGCGCTCGACGTCGCGCACGCGGCAGCCCTGCAGCGGATGATCGCCGCGGCGACAACCGACGAGCTGCGCGCCGAGTACGAATGGGCGCTGGTGGCAGTCGATGCGCGCCGGCAACCACCGTCGCCGGATCCCGCCGCCGTCGCGGCGTATGCCGGATCGTATGACCCCGCCGAGGTCGCCGTCCGCGCCGGCGAGTTGTGGCTCAGCCGGCCGAGTCGGCGAGACTTTCGGCTGGTTCCGCTCACCACCGACGGTCTCTACGGTGCGGACGGCAACGACGGAATGCGCGTACGTTTCACACCCGACCGGATGGAACTTCTGTTCCGGGGATCCCCACAGCGACAGCTGTATCGCCGAGCCGCTTCGCGCTGA
- a CDS encoding AlpA family transcriptional regulator: protein MTDAAADSAFMGAREIAVRMGLSRQRVQQLAERADFPAPVVSLCMGRVWRAAEIEFWLHTYRDSDEGK, encoded by the coding sequence ATGACCGACGCGGCAGCCGATTCCGCATTCATGGGCGCCCGGGAGATTGCCGTCCGGATGGGCCTTTCGCGCCAGCGCGTCCAGCAACTTGCCGAACGCGCCGACTTTCCGGCCCCCGTGGTGTCGCTGTGCATGGGACGGGTCTGGCGAGCCGCCGAGATTGAATTCTGGTTACACACCTATCGAGACTCGGATGAGGGGAAGTGA